The proteins below come from a single Mugil cephalus isolate CIBA_MC_2020 chromosome 7, CIBA_Mcephalus_1.1, whole genome shotgun sequence genomic window:
- the ttpa gene encoding alpha-tocopherol transfer protein, whose protein sequence is MNGPQLNELPDDSEQLEPYVSGLRRGALQAADPSSVWTFTDTFLLRFLRARDFDVELALKLLLNYLRWRKESPEISTCLSPSSVLGLLNTSYHAVLPQRDHTGSRVLIYRIGQWNSKDWSAFQVFRISLMTSEIISREIETQRRGVKVIFDLQGWCLAHAMQINASLARKISSVLSDAFPLKVRGIHLVNEPMFFHPVFAMIRPFLPDKIKQRIHMHGTDFQDSLSDFFSPHILPPEYGGEGPDIEDVCQDWTNQLLQSENLLKKIASHPTGDITSEDSDDVMAEQLSEG, encoded by the exons ATGAACGGACCTCAGCTCAATGAACTCCCCGACGACTCGGAGCAGCTGGAGCCGTACGTGAGTGGCCTGAGGCGGGGCGCGCTGCAGGCCGCCGACCCGTCCTCTGTCTGGACCTTCACCGACACTTTCCTTCTGAGGTTTCTGCGGGCCAGAGACTTCGACGTGGAGCTCGCTCTGAAG CTCCTGCTGAACTACCTGCGATGGCGGAAGGAGAGTCCTGAAATCAGCACCTGCCTGTCTCCTTCCTCTGTGCTCGGCCTCCTCAACACATCGTATCACGCCGTCCTCCCGCAGCGTGACCACACTGGCAGCAGGGTTCTCATCTACAGGATTG GGCAATGGAACTCAAAAGACTGGTCGGCCTTCCAGGTCTTCAGGATCAGCCTGATGACATCAGAGATCATCTCCAGGGAGATAGAGACACAAAGGCGGGGTGTAAAGGTCATATTTGACCTTCAGGGGTGGTGTTTAGCCCACGCCATGCAGATTAACGCTTCCCTCGCCAGAAAGATATCCTCTGTACTTTCG GATGCTTTTCCACTGAAAGTTAGAGGAATTCATTTGGTCAACGAGCCGATGTTCTTCCATCCGGTCTTCGCCATGATTCGGCCCTTCCTGCCAGATAAAATCAAACAGAGG ATTCACATGCACGGCACTGATTTCCAAGATTCTTTAAGCGACTTCTTCTCGCCGCACATCCTGCCTCCAGAatatggaggggaggggcctgaTATAGAAGATGTGTGTCAGGACTGGACCAATCAGCTGCTTCAATCAGAGAACCTCCTGAAGAAGATTGCCTCCCACCCAACGGGTGACATAACATCTGAGGATTCAGATGATGTGATGGCTGAACAACTCTCTGAAGGATGA